Proteins found in one Triticum urartu cultivar G1812 chromosome 4, Tu2.1, whole genome shotgun sequence genomic segment:
- the LOC125551094 gene encoding uncharacterized protein LOC125551094, which yields MEKEILDPSFHTVQTFMYGHAEVRDIPSEYRWQEDKEEMKADEYHGLSYNRVLAKFLSAKEQNYMASTSATIVGETMDLVKPLCTKDDVFRVRLEMHRAKESYTKEETLFKSEARQDELLNDPNLTKSYCYNAMSNDGLSATSYAHFFHKDPSPRIDYFKPTTLEGDIEYIIFLDKLVELTRYRETRDMVFARAIALARSGFRKMLLFQIKIAVDQCLELMLRGEKMWQRKQLYYHIVQETVLKNKKREDVIQEGQVQLFYDLIEFARLDVDDYKDMVEETLDHLVEVSHDKLPSKESVKNGAYKKMICEELNKLFPRRTRLYMHFLKMKIEAALYLARTTSLEC from the exons ATGGAAAAGGAAATCCTGGATCCAAGTTTTCATACAGTCCAAACATTCATGTATGGTCATGCCGAGGTCCGGGATATCCCCTCGGAATATCGTTGGCAAGAAGACAAGGAGGAGATGAAGGCGGATGAATACCATGGATTAAGTTACAATAGAGTGTTGGCCAAATTCTTATCAGCCAAGGAACAAAATTACATGGCATCTACTTCGGCTACGATTGTTGGGGAGACAATGGATTTGGTGAAGCCACTGTGCACCAAGGATGATGTTTTTCGCGTTCGTTTGGAGATGCACCGTGCAAAGGAGTCTTACACTAAAGAAGAGACCCTCTTCAAGAGCGAGGCCAGGCAGGACGAGCTTCTTAATGACCCCAATCTCACCAAATCATACTGCTACAATGCCATGAGCAATGATGGCCTCTCTGCGACTTCCTATGCACACTTCTTCCACAAG GATCCCTCTCCACGCATCGACTACTTTAAACCTACCACCTTAGAAGGTGATATTGAGTACATAATTTTTTTGGACAAACTGGTGGAGTTAACAAGATATAGAGAAACCAGAGATATGGTGTTCGCTAGGGCTATTGCCCTTGCAAGGAGTGGTTTCAGAAAAATGCTCCTTTTCCAAATTAAGATAGCCGTCGATCAGTGTTTAGAACTGATGCTCCGTGGAGAGAAGATGTGGCAGAGAAAACAGCTGTATTATCACATAGTGCAGGAAACTGTTTTGAAAAACAAGAAGCGTGAAGATGTTATCCAGGAGGGACAAGTTCAGCTTTTCTATGATCTTATCGAGTTCGCCCGCCTAGATGTGGATGACTATAAAGATATGGTAGAAGAAACG CTTGACCATCTCGTTGAGGTATCTCATGACAAG TTGCCTTCGAAGGAAAGCGTTAAGAATGGTGCTTACAAAAAGATGATCTGTGAGGAGCTCAATAAGCTG TTCCCAAGACGTACTCGGCTTTATATGCATTTTCTCAAGATGAAGATAGAGGCCGCCTTGTATCTGGCTCGGACGACGTCCCTTGAGTGCTAG